The genomic segment TACCCGCAGGTGCCGAGTCATCAGCTGCCGGAGCTGGCGCGCCGGCTCGAGACGTACCTCGCCGCCAACGGCGTCCGGGTGGTGCGCGTTGTCTGACACCCGTGGCCGGGTACTCGACGCCGCCCTGTCCTGCCTTGTTGCGCACGGCTTCGGCGGCACCACCGCGCGGGCGATAGCGCAGGCGGGCGGCTTCGCGCCCGGCGTCATCTACTACCACTTCACCGATCTGGACGACCTGTTGGTGGCGACGCTGGCGCACACCTGCGAGGCGCGCGCGAAACGGTACCGGGCCGAGCTGTCGGACGTGGACCGCGCCGGGCGCGCGGTCGAGATGCTGCGGACGCTCTACGACGAGGACACCGCGGTGGGGCACATCGCCGCCGTCCAGGAGATCTACGCCGGGGCGCGGCCCGGGTCGCGGCTGGCCGCCCA from the Streptomyces sp. RKAG293 genome contains:
- a CDS encoding TetR family transcriptional regulator; translated protein: MSDTRGRVLDAALSCLVAHGFGGTTARAIAQAGGFAPGVIYYHFTDLDDLLVATLAHTCEARAKRYRAELSDVDRAGRAVEMLRTLYDEDTAVGHIAAVQEIYAGARPGSRLAAQLSLETRRWEELAEELLTTLLRGKPLASVVRVPVVASAAVAFYLGMETLTHLDGDRSRPAALFDQAARIAAVFDRIPRLRRRSS